A section of the Arcobacter roscoffensis genome encodes:
- a CDS encoding response regulator transcription factor has translation MQNMDTKNIKVLFVEDDDIARQNGVEYLENYFDFVYEASNALEALKIFEKEQAHIIITDIQMPKLNGLEFVQKIRQKDKKVQVIVISAFCDKDYLFKAIELQLVKYLVKPVDDKKFDEALSLCVSALKEDSSNIIKLDEHFSFDMFNLTLFKNDELVKLRAKELDFLSLLLKNKNRYVTHSEIENYVWRDDAMSKDALKTLVKNLKTKIPKELISNQWGVGYKIDV, from the coding sequence ATGCAAAATATGGATACTAAAAATATAAAAGTTTTATTTGTAGAAGATGATGATATAGCAAGACAAAATGGTGTTGAGTATTTAGAAAACTATTTCGATTTTGTATATGAAGCAAGTAATGCCTTAGAGGCTTTAAAAATTTTTGAAAAAGAGCAAGCTCATATTATAATCACTGATATACAAATGCCAAAATTAAATGGTTTGGAGTTTGTACAAAAAATAAGACAAAAAGACAAAAAAGTACAAGTTATAGTAATCTCTGCTTTTTGTGATAAAGACTATTTGTTTAAAGCTATAGAGTTACAGCTTGTAAAGTATCTAGTAAAGCCTGTGGATGACAAAAAGTTTGATGAGGCACTAAGCCTTTGTGTGAGTGCATTAAAAGAGGATAGCTCAAATATCATAAAACTAGATGAGCACTTTAGTTTTGATATGTTTAATTTAACTTTGTTTAAAAATGATGAGCTTGTAAAACTAAGAGCAAAAGAGCTTGATTTCTTATCACTACTATTAAAAAATAAAAATAGATATGTAACCCATAGTGAGATTGAAAACTATGTTTGGAGAGATGATGCGATGAGTAAGGATGCTTTAAAGACTTTGGTTAAAAACCTGAAAACAAAAATCCCAAAAGAACTTATCTCAAACCAATGGGGAGTGGGTTATAAAATAGATGTATGA
- a CDS encoding sensor histidine kinase, with amino-acid sequence MYDLALVLTYGITFGIVLMTIIYTFIRYVYSKEIFYISYCLMQIASLIYIVSYSSMFDISILVQELALVIASLSALVFAVNFYEGKFIPKITNYKELILNTFLLNVVILTAFYHYMLFEYLPYTIIYAVLFISVIFNLKQGIKPTLVYVLGWSVFCLILFIGDFKGFYTTNGYMDLVIVAFSIEAVLFTMSVAYKYNSLKQQSQNYEEMLFQQSKLAKTGQMLQNITHQFRQPLNNISYILMNLKKRYENKRLDDEFFFKKTQQANEQLQYLSKTIEDFRQFYTPSKQKDNFLVKDAIQKAITIIEPDLKKHNIELDFSINTHENIEIYGILNELSQVILSLLTNAKDELINLEKPKIKLELDSSSAEVVIKILDNAGGIKDINKIFEPYYTTKDEGLGIGLYLVKQIIEDSFEGKIEVLNQKEGALFTLFLEKAN; translated from the coding sequence ATGTATGATTTAGCCCTTGTTTTAACTTATGGAATTACTTTTGGAATTGTTTTGATGACAATTATATATACTTTTATTAGGTATGTATACTCTAAAGAAATATTTTATATAAGCTATTGTTTGATGCAAATAGCTTCACTTATCTATATAGTTTCTTATAGTTCAATGTTTGATATAAGCATTCTTGTTCAAGAGTTAGCTTTAGTTATTGCTAGTTTAAGTGCCTTGGTCTTTGCTGTAAACTTCTATGAGGGAAAGTTTATACCAAAGATTACAAACTATAAAGAGTTGATACTAAATACTTTTTTATTAAATGTAGTGATACTTACAGCCTTTTACCACTATATGCTTTTTGAGTATTTGCCTTATACTATTATTTATGCTGTTTTATTTATCTCAGTGATTTTTAATCTAAAGCAAGGAATAAAACCAACTTTAGTTTATGTTCTTGGTTGGTCGGTTTTTTGTTTGATACTTTTTATTGGTGACTTCAAAGGCTTTTATACAACAAATGGCTATATGGATTTAGTAATAGTTGCTTTCTCTATTGAAGCAGTGCTATTTACTATGTCAGTAGCTTATAAATACAATAGTTTAAAGCAACAAAGTCAAAATTATGAAGAGATGCTATTTCAGCAATCAAAACTTGCAAAAACTGGACAAATGCTTCAAAATATCACCCATCAATTTAGACAACCTTTAAATAATATTTCATATATCTTGATGAATCTAAAAAAAAGATATGAAAACAAAAGATTAGATGATGAGTTTTTTTTCAAAAAAACCCAACAAGCAAATGAACAGTTACAGTATTTATCTAAAACTATTGAAGATTTTAGACAGTTTTATACACCATCAAAACAAAAAGATAACTTTTTAGTAAAAGATGCAATACAAAAAGCCATAACCATAATAGAACCTGATTTAAAAAAGCACAATATAGAACTTGATTTTAGTATTAATACCCATGAAAATATTGAGATTTATGGAATTTTAAATGAACTATCTCAAGTAATACTATCTTTACTTACAAATGCAAAAGATGAGTTAATAAATCTAGAAAAACCAAAAATAAAATTAGAGTTAGACTCTTCAAGTGCTGAGGTAGTAATAAAAATACTTGATAATGCAGGTGGTATAAAAGATATAAATAAAATTTTTGAACCATATTACACGACAAAAGATGAAGGCTTAGGCATAGGACTTTATTTAGTAAAACAGATAATAGAAGATAGTTTTGAAGGAAAAATCGAAGTTCTAAATCAAAAAGAGGGAGCTTTATTTACCCTCTTTTTGGAAAAAGCTAATTAG